One region of Cydia pomonella isolate Wapato2018A chromosome 9, ilCydPomo1, whole genome shotgun sequence genomic DNA includes:
- the LOC133521264 gene encoding LOW QUALITY PROTEIN: endoplasmic reticulum resident protein 44-like (The sequence of the model RefSeq protein was modified relative to this genomic sequence to represent the inferred CDS: deleted 1 base in 1 codon), which translates to MSRRCCNLLNYKFLACILVLICHCFYNPTDSGAVQITQSNLDMVLASNEVVFINFYAEWCRFSNMLMPIFDDAADEVTKAGYDPGKVVMGKVDCDKEGAVATRFHITKYPTLKLFRNGVAAKKEYRGQRSVEAFSDFIKKQLTDPVIMFSSLKELHGLSEDKRHIIGYMDRRDQEEYQVLRRVAASLKDECIFHAGFGDASQQMHPPGQPIVVFRTDRKVSEEPDETYKGSLTNFDELYKWVQEKCIPLVREITFENAEELTEEGLPFLILFHHPTDTESVKKYKEIIKRDLESEKQNINFLTADGVRFEHPLHHLGKSVSELPLIAIDSFRHMYLFPSYGDMDKPGKLYQFLQDLYSGKLHREFHYGPEPNQIADSNDIKVTTPPESTFKKLAPSKNRYTLLRDEL; encoded by the exons ATGAGTAGACGTTgttgtaatttattaaattacaaatttctAGCATGCATTCTAGTTTTG ATTTGCCACTGTTTTTACAACCCAACCGATAGCGGCGCCGTACAGATTACGCAAAGTAACTTGGATATGGTATTGG cTTCCAATGAGGTGGTATTTATCAATTTCTACGCTGAATGGTGTAGATTCAGCAACATGCTGATGCCTATATTTGATGATGCCGCTGACGAAGTGACTAAAGCCGGATATGACCCTGGCAAGGTGGTCATGGGGAAAGTGGACTGTGACAAGGAAGGAGCGGTGGCAACCAGGTTCCATATAACAAAGTATCCCACATTGAAGCTTTTCCGTAATGGGGTTGCC GCCAAAAAAGAATACAGAG GTCAGCGATCAGTAGAAGCATTCTCAGACTTCATCAAAAAACAGCTGACTGATCCCGTAATCATGTTCAGTTCTCTCAAGGAGCTTCATGGTCTAAGCGAGGACAAAAGACATATCATTGGCTACATGGATCGCAGGGACCAGGAGGAATACCAGGTGCTCAGGAGAGTAGCTGCTAGTCTCAAGGATGAGTGCATTTTCCATGCTGGTTTTGGGGATGCGTCGCAACAAATGCATCCACCAG GCCAGCCAATCGTTGTATTTAGAACGGACCGAAAAGTGTCCGAAGAGCCAGATGAAACCTACAAGGGCTCCCTCACAAACTTCGATGAGCTCTACAAATGGGTGCAAGAGAAGTGTATCCCTCTAGTGCGGGAAATCACCTTCGAGAACGCAGAGGAACTCACGGAGGAGGGACTGCCGTTCCTGATCTTGTTCCACCATCCTACAGACACGGAGAGTGTGAAGAAATATAAAGAGATTATTAAGAGAGATTTGGAGTCTGAAAAAC AAAACATCAACTTCCTAACGGCGGACGGCGTGCGCTTCGAGCACCCGCTGCACCACCTCGGCAAGTCCGTGTCGGAGCTGCCGCTCATCGCCATCGACTCGTTCCGGCACATGTACCTGTTCCCCAGCTACGGCGACATGGACAAGCCCGGGAAGCTCTACCAGTTCCTGCAGGACTTGTACTCCGGGAAACTACATAG GGAATTCCACTACGGCCCGGAGCCGAACCAAATAGCCGACAGCAACGACATCAAAGTGACCACGCCGCCCGAGTCCACGTTCAAGAAGCTGGCGCCCTCTAAGAACAGATACACTCTGCTTCGGGACGAATTATAA
- the LOC133521268 gene encoding uncharacterized protein LOC133521268 produces the protein MIWQNVFAVISLLVISVIVVFGLECYVCENQEDNNEKCVKTIMTCRDYEDVCLTKIKWGSPPYWSQGAKKQYYISKTCSSKTECAATRQRYMPTCTHIWYQDWECSDCCQGDRCNYYIISGSDAVQPMYAVHLGAILLAKQLFLS, from the exons ATGATTTGGCAGAATGTATTTGCAGTTATTTCTTTGCTGGTTATTTCGGTTATAGTAG TATTCGGGCTGGAATGTTACGTTTGTGAAAACCAAGAAGATAACAATGAGAAATGCGTGAAAACCATCATGACCTGTCGAGATTATGAAGATGTATGTTTGACTAAAATAAAATGGGGCAGTCCGCCTTATTGGTCCCAAGGGGCGAAGAAGCAGTACTACATATCGAAGACTTGCTCGAGCAAGACAGAATGCGCAGCCACTAGGCAGCGGTACATGCCCACCTGCACCCATATTTGGTATCAAGATTGGGAATGTTCGGATTGTTGTCAAGGAGACAGGTGTAATTACTATATCATA AGTGGAAGTGATGCAGTTCAGCCTATGTATGCAGTACATCTCGGGGCTATCCTACTAGCCAAACAGTTATTTCTTAGTTAA